One Leucobacter muris DNA segment encodes these proteins:
- a CDS encoding inorganic phosphate transporter, whose product MELTLIVLLVIVLALFFDFTNGFHDTANAMATPIATGALKPKTAVLLAAILNLVGAFLSTEVAKTISGGLINEGDGGVLITPEMIFAGLIGAIVWNLLTWLYGLPSSSSHALFGGLIGAAIVGAGISSVNGGVFLSKILIPMLAAPLTAGIVAFTATRVAYAITRRHDGKKDGRGRFRYAQIASSSLIALAHGTNDAQKTMGVITLTLVAANLQDPGTGPHLWVITACALAIALGTYSGGWRIIRTLGAGLTQVKPAQGFAAETSTAATILASSHLGFALSTTQVASGSVIGSGLGRRGSSVRWRAVGRISLGWLFTLPASGVVAAVAALIAHIGPIGIVIDAVLGFGFILFIFWRSRRNRVDHSNAIPVPDVAEAGYAVRVKKGKIKKVKTKTGTIPPLTPIAQSAARDDIAAREAVKAAKEAAAEKRADEAREGDR is encoded by the coding sequence GTGGAACTCACTCTCATCGTGCTGCTGGTCATCGTGCTGGCACTCTTCTTCGACTTCACCAACGGCTTTCACGACACCGCCAACGCGATGGCCACCCCCATCGCGACCGGTGCGCTCAAGCCGAAGACCGCGGTGCTGCTGGCCGCGATCCTCAACCTCGTGGGCGCCTTCCTCTCGACCGAGGTGGCCAAGACCATCTCGGGCGGCCTCATCAACGAGGGCGACGGCGGGGTGCTCATCACCCCCGAGATGATCTTCGCCGGTCTGATCGGCGCCATCGTCTGGAACCTGCTCACGTGGCTCTACGGGCTGCCGTCCAGCTCGTCGCACGCGCTCTTCGGCGGCCTCATCGGCGCGGCCATCGTGGGCGCCGGCATCTCGTCCGTCAACGGCGGCGTCTTCCTTTCGAAGATCCTGATCCCGATGCTCGCCGCGCCCCTCACCGCCGGCATCGTCGCGTTCACGGCGACCCGCGTCGCCTACGCGATCACGCGCCGCCACGACGGCAAGAAGGACGGCCGCGGCCGCTTCCGCTACGCGCAGATCGCGTCGTCGTCGCTGATCGCGCTCGCGCACGGCACCAACGACGCGCAGAAGACCATGGGCGTCATCACGCTCACGCTCGTCGCGGCGAACCTGCAGGATCCCGGCACCGGCCCGCACCTCTGGGTGATCACGGCCTGCGCGCTCGCGATCGCGCTCGGCACCTACTCGGGCGGCTGGCGCATCATCCGCACCCTCGGGGCGGGCCTGACCCAGGTGAAGCCGGCGCAGGGCTTCGCGGCAGAGACCAGCACCGCGGCCACGATCCTCGCCTCGAGCCACCTGGGCTTCGCGCTCTCGACCACGCAGGTCGCCTCGGGGTCCGTGATCGGGTCCGGCCTCGGCCGTCGCGGTTCGAGCGTGCGCTGGCGCGCGGTCGGCCGCATCAGCCTCGGCTGGCTCTTCACGCTGCCCGCCTCGGGCGTCGTGGCGGCCGTAGCCGCGCTGATCGCGCACATCGGCCCGATCGGCATCGTCATCGACGCGGTGCTCGGCTTCGGCTTCATCCTCTTCATCTTCTGGCGCTCGCGCCGCAACCGCGTCGATCACTCGAACGCGATCCCGGTGCCCGACGTGGCCGAGGCCGGTTACGCCGTGCGCGTGAAGAAGGGCAAGATCAAGAAGGTCAAGACGAAGACCGGCACGATCCCGCCGCTCACCCCGATCGCCCAGTCGGCGGCGCGCGACGACATCGCCGCGCGCGAGGCCGTGAAGGCCGCCAAGGAGGCGGCCGCCGAGAAGCGCGCGGACGAGGCCCGGGAGGGTGACCGATGA
- a CDS encoding aldehyde dehydrogenase family protein: protein MSETQVDRIPGIVAGLRHGFERGITRPEAWRRELLQRLRALLLERGADFERALHDDLGKSGTEAQLTEIGFLVAEIDHALGHLRAWMRPRRAAAPLAVQPASARVVPEPLGVALVIAPWNYPLMLALSPVIGAIAAGNAVVVKPSELAPATSRLIASTVPDILDRRAVAVVEGGVPQTTALLEQRFDHIFYTGNGRVGRIVSRAAAEHLTPVTLELGGKSPVYVDGTVDLAESAKRIAWGKFMNAGQTCVAPDYVLGTAPVLRALGPCSPKRSTTCTAARRTATPTTAAS, encoded by the coding sequence ATGAGCGAGACCCAGGTCGATCGGATTCCAGGTATCGTGGCCGGGCTGCGCCACGGATTCGAGCGCGGGATCACCCGTCCTGAGGCGTGGCGGCGCGAGCTGCTGCAACGGCTCCGAGCGCTGCTGCTGGAGCGCGGCGCCGACTTCGAACGCGCGCTGCACGACGACCTCGGCAAATCAGGCACCGAGGCGCAGCTCACCGAGATCGGGTTCCTGGTCGCCGAGATCGACCACGCGCTCGGGCACCTGCGCGCGTGGATGCGCCCGCGTCGCGCGGCAGCGCCGTTGGCGGTGCAGCCGGCCTCGGCGCGGGTCGTGCCCGAGCCGTTGGGCGTCGCCCTCGTCATTGCCCCGTGGAACTACCCGCTCATGCTCGCGCTCTCGCCCGTGATCGGCGCGATCGCCGCGGGCAACGCGGTGGTCGTCAAGCCGAGCGAGCTCGCACCCGCCACCTCGAGACTCATCGCGAGCACCGTGCCCGACATCCTCGACCGTCGCGCCGTCGCCGTGGTCGAGGGCGGCGTGCCCCAGACCACGGCGCTGCTCGAGCAGCGCTTCGACCACATCTTCTACACGGGCAACGGGCGGGTCGGCCGTATCGTGTCCCGCGCCGCCGCCGAGCACCTCACCCCGGTCACGCTCGAACTCGGCGGAAAATCACCCGTGTACGTCGACGGCACCGTCGACCTGGCGGAGAGCGCGAAGCGCATCGCCTGGGGCAAGTTCATGAACGCGGGCCAGACCTGCGTCGCCCCCGACTACGTGCTCGGAACAGCGCCCGTGCTGCGAGCTCTCGGGCCCTGCTCGCCGAAGCGATCCACGACCTGTACGGCAGCGCGCCGCACCGCAACCCCGACTACGGCCGCATCGTGA
- a CDS encoding aldehyde dehydrogenase family protein, with translation MYGSAPHRNPDYGRIVNDAQFERLLGYLDDGEVLVGGGHDADSRFIEPTVLVGADRESAVMRDEIFGPILPLVEVSGLDDALAFVTGRDKPLAAYVFSDSAPVRERWERETSSGALGFGVPVLHLVAPELPFGGVGESGTGAYHGERSFRAFSHEKAVLSKPLAPDTLAATIMPPFTPQKDALVRRWLRKLL, from the coding sequence CTGTACGGCAGCGCGCCGCACCGCAACCCCGACTACGGCCGCATCGTGAACGACGCCCAGTTCGAGCGCCTGCTCGGCTACCTCGACGACGGCGAGGTGCTGGTGGGCGGTGGCCACGACGCCGACAGTCGCTTCATCGAGCCGACCGTGCTGGTCGGCGCCGATCGGGAGTCGGCCGTGATGCGCGACGAGATCTTCGGGCCGATCCTGCCGCTCGTCGAGGTCTCCGGCCTCGACGACGCGCTCGCGTTCGTGACCGGTCGCGACAAGCCCCTCGCCGCCTACGTCTTCAGCGATTCGGCGCCCGTGCGCGAGCGCTGGGAGCGCGAGACCAGCTCGGGGGCGCTCGGCTTCGGCGTGCCGGTGCTGCACCTCGTCGCGCCCGAACTGCCCTTCGGCGGTGTCGGCGAGAGCGGCACCGGCGCGTACCACGGCGAGCGCTCCTTCCGGGCGTTCAGCCACGAGAAGGCCGTGCTCTCGAAACCGCTCGCCCCCGACACGCTTGCCGCCACGATCATGCCGCCGTTCACGCCGCAGAAGGACGCCCTGGTTCGCCGGTGGCTGCGAAAACTGCTGTGA
- a CDS encoding AI-2E family transporter codes for MEEPRSELGDAVHDDAAHELPLGVRVAAAWSWRLILIGVACAGVLWLIVQVRIIVIPLLVAILLTALLAPVVQWFERRGAPRWMGVLFALAMFVAAVWILVTLIATQLRSGFDDVAKRSEEVWWQLLHWGEATLGFSAVEVEGFTGQIMKTVEEHQSEIWNGALGVATTAGQLITGTLLTLFSLIFMLIDGRRIWFWVLGFLPARAHAPVDAAGRAGWISVGQYVRVQIFVAFVDAVGIGAGAALLGVPLAIPIAVLVFLGSFIPFLGAITTGALAAFIALVYNGPVNALIMLGVVILVNQIEGHVLQPLVMGSAVKVHPLGVVLAVSTGALLAGVPGALFAVPIAASANSIVNTLVQKQWQPGSDPVADYHRREKTSLRARHRARNVARLLRKEGHS; via the coding sequence GTGGAAGAGCCCAGAAGCGAACTCGGCGACGCCGTGCACGACGATGCCGCGCACGAGCTGCCCCTCGGCGTGCGGGTCGCTGCGGCCTGGTCGTGGCGCCTGATCCTCATCGGCGTCGCCTGCGCGGGGGTGCTCTGGCTCATCGTGCAGGTGCGGATCATCGTGATCCCGCTGCTCGTCGCGATCCTGCTCACCGCACTGCTCGCGCCCGTCGTGCAGTGGTTCGAGAGGCGCGGCGCACCCCGCTGGATGGGCGTGCTCTTCGCGCTCGCGATGTTCGTCGCGGCGGTGTGGATCCTCGTCACGCTCATCGCGACTCAGCTGCGCAGCGGCTTCGATGACGTCGCGAAGCGCTCCGAAGAGGTGTGGTGGCAGCTGCTGCACTGGGGCGAGGCGACGCTCGGGTTCTCGGCCGTCGAGGTCGAGGGCTTCACCGGGCAGATCATGAAGACGGTCGAGGAGCACCAGTCCGAGATCTGGAACGGCGCCCTCGGCGTCGCGACGACCGCGGGCCAGCTCATCACCGGCACCCTGCTCACCCTGTTCTCGCTCATCTTCATGCTGATCGACGGGCGCCGCATCTGGTTCTGGGTGCTCGGCTTCCTGCCGGCCAGGGCCCACGCCCCCGTCGACGCCGCCGGGCGCGCCGGCTGGATCTCGGTCGGGCAGTACGTGCGCGTGCAGATCTTCGTAGCCTTCGTCGACGCCGTCGGCATCGGCGCCGGTGCCGCCCTGCTCGGAGTGCCGCTGGCGATCCCGATCGCGGTGCTCGTGTTCCTCGGGTCGTTCATCCCGTTCCTCGGCGCCATCACCACCGGCGCCCTCGCCGCGTTCATCGCGCTCGTCTACAACGGGCCGGTCAACGCGCTCATCATGCTCGGCGTGGTGATCCTCGTCAACCAGATCGAGGGCCACGTGCTGCAGCCGCTCGTCATGGGCAGCGCCGTGAAGGTGCATCCGCTGGGCGTCGTGCTCGCGGTGTCGACCGGCGCGCTGCTCGCGGGCGTACCCGGGGCCCTGTTCGCGGTGCCCATCGCGGCCTCGGCCAATTCGATCGTCAACACGCTGGTGCAGAAGCAGTGGCAACCGGGATCCGATCCTGTCGCCGACTACCACCGTCGCGAGAAGACCTCTCTGCGGGCCCGTCATCGCGCCCGCAACGTCGCGCGCCTGCTGCGCAAGGAAGGACATTCATGA
- the ilvA gene encoding threonine ammonia-lyase → MSEAAPTAPTLEDFERALETVHRVTQRTPFESSRYLAEVLDVPYVYLKCENLQRTGAYKLRGAYNRLTQLTAEERARGVVAASAGNHAQGVAFAARELGIRATIFMPLGVALPKLQATRHYGAEVVLEGATFDETNRAAQEFVEQSGAIFIPPFDHPAVIEGQGTVALEMLQLQPEIETLIVPIGGGGLISGVASAAKQWAERAGRPMKVIGVQSENAAPYMPSLEAGHPVTIQTRPTIADGIAVARPGELNFEMVREYVDEVVTVSDDDIARAIVMLLERAKLVVEPAGAAGVAAILAGKVHASGVTATILSGGNIDPLLLQRVIGHGLAASARYLKLRILLPDVPGQLVRTASIVASQNANVVEVIHTRHATELPISEVELELHIETRGPEHGDAVAQALRDAGYTVRVGERY, encoded by the coding sequence ATGAGCGAGGCCGCTCCCACCGCCCCCACCCTCGAAGACTTCGAGCGCGCGCTCGAGACGGTGCACCGGGTGACCCAGCGCACCCCGTTCGAGTCGTCGCGCTACCTCGCCGAGGTGCTCGACGTGCCGTACGTCTACCTCAAGTGCGAGAACCTGCAGCGCACGGGCGCGTACAAGCTGCGCGGCGCCTACAACCGTCTGACGCAGCTCACCGCCGAGGAGCGCGCCCGCGGCGTGGTCGCGGCCTCGGCAGGCAACCACGCCCAGGGCGTCGCATTCGCCGCGCGGGAGCTCGGGATCAGGGCCACCATCTTCATGCCGCTCGGCGTCGCCCTGCCGAAGCTGCAGGCGACTCGGCACTACGGGGCCGAGGTGGTGCTCGAGGGCGCCACCTTCGACGAGACCAACCGCGCCGCGCAGGAGTTCGTGGAGCAGAGCGGCGCGATCTTCATCCCGCCCTTCGATCACCCCGCCGTGATCGAGGGTCAGGGGACCGTCGCGCTCGAGATGCTGCAGCTGCAGCCCGAGATCGAGACCCTCATCGTGCCCATCGGCGGCGGCGGGCTCATCTCGGGTGTGGCGTCGGCGGCCAAGCAGTGGGCCGAGCGTGCGGGGCGCCCGATGAAGGTCATCGGCGTGCAGTCCGAGAACGCGGCCCCCTACATGCCGTCGCTCGAGGCCGGCCACCCCGTGACCATCCAGACCAGACCGACGATCGCCGACGGCATCGCTGTCGCCCGTCCGGGCGAGCTGAACTTCGAGATGGTGCGCGAGTACGTCGACGAGGTCGTGACCGTCAGCGACGACGACATCGCCCGCGCCATCGTCATGCTGCTCGAGCGGGCGAAGCTCGTGGTCGAGCCAGCGGGGGCTGCGGGCGTCGCGGCGATCCTCGCGGGCAAGGTGCACGCGTCGGGCGTGACCGCGACGATCCTGTCGGGCGGCAACATCGATCCGCTGCTGCTGCAGCGCGTGATCGGCCACGGGCTCGCGGCGTCGGCTCGCTACCTCAAGCTGCGGATCCTGCTGCCCGACGTTCCGGGCCAGTTGGTGCGCACGGCGTCGATCGTGGCCTCGCAGAACGCCAACGTGGTCGAGGTGATCCACACCCGGCACGCGACCGAGCTTCCGATCAGCGAGGTCGAGCTCGAACTGCACATCGAGACCCGCGGTCCGGAGCACGGCGACGCGGTCGCGCAGGCGCTGCGCGACGCCGGCTACACCGTGCGGGTGGGCGAGCGGTACTAG
- a CDS encoding TetR/AcrR family transcriptional regulator gives MARPSTQKQRRREVVDAALTAAAEHGLRNLSLTDVANQAGVTRGALLYYYDDLEAILVEAHAAGMERVGSERAALVARQQGAAAKLATAIEAGLPEGPDDALMRLLYEFDVLAGKSPLHDELVQRLYREQLELYRRILSEGVESGAFSLTGPLDDVAMNFVALEDAYGLHIVAGGSITLDDAKRAIHLFAAQAGAALPE, from the coding sequence ATGGCACGCCCGAGCACCCAGAAGCAGCGCCGCCGCGAGGTGGTCGACGCCGCCCTCACCGCCGCCGCAGAACACGGACTGCGCAACCTCTCGCTCACCGACGTCGCCAACCAGGCCGGCGTCACCCGCGGAGCGCTGCTCTACTACTACGACGACCTCGAGGCGATCCTCGTCGAGGCGCACGCCGCCGGCATGGAGCGCGTCGGATCCGAACGCGCCGCGCTCGTCGCGCGTCAGCAGGGCGCCGCGGCGAAACTCGCGACCGCCATCGAAGCCGGCCTGCCCGAGGGGCCCGACGACGCCCTCATGCGCCTGCTCTACGAGTTCGACGTGCTCGCCGGTAAGTCGCCGCTGCACGACGAACTCGTGCAGCGACTCTACCGCGAACAGCTCGAGCTCTACCGCCGCATCCTCTCCGAGGGAGTCGAGTCGGGGGCGTTCTCGCTCACCGGCCCCCTCGACGACGTCGCCATGAACTTCGTCGCACTCGAAGACGCCTACGGGCTGCACATCGTCGCCGGCGGCAGCATCACGCTCGACGACGCCAAGCGCGCGATCCACCTCTTCGCCGCACAGGCCGGAGCCGCCCTCCCCGAGTGA
- a CDS encoding amidohydrolase: MAVDTLYTGGRIRTFDPDQPWAEALGVTGDRIAYVGSDVDAPSARRTVQLEGRLLTPGVADTHNHLLLGFDDLAVSLDQVTSLDVVRARIGEFAETHPELEWICAENALYSVVEGRRPNADDLVGVTDKPVFITTNDQHSVWLNRPALAKLGILNGGDIAWGNPEIDAATGEPTGWVTDFYTSAMTIDGLAELQRDIPMYSPDRRYAKIANSLDMAARFGITTVVEPQVPLAELDLFARAEREGRLTSRTIAAIYHPVGADGDFRARITEAIRDTPQHERFKLGPVKLYADDVIEPHTAAMLQDYANRPGHRGHTSLEPTEFTRLFTELDRLGYQVHTHATGDWGIRLTLDSIEAAQRANGRTDTRHGIVHVECLDPDDLPRFRDLGVVAAMQPRHASPDLVGSVR, translated from the coding sequence ATGGCCGTCGACACCCTCTACACCGGTGGCAGGATCCGCACCTTCGATCCCGACCAGCCCTGGGCGGAGGCCCTCGGCGTCACCGGCGACCGCATCGCCTACGTGGGATCGGACGTCGACGCCCCCTCCGCGCGCCGCACCGTGCAGCTCGAGGGCCGTCTGCTCACCCCGGGCGTCGCCGACACCCACAACCACCTGCTGCTCGGCTTCGACGACCTCGCCGTGAGCCTCGACCAGGTCACGAGCCTCGATGTCGTGCGCGCCCGCATCGGCGAGTTCGCAGAGACCCACCCCGAACTCGAGTGGATCTGCGCCGAGAACGCCCTCTACTCCGTCGTCGAGGGCCGCCGGCCGAACGCCGACGACCTCGTGGGCGTCACCGACAAGCCGGTCTTCATCACCACCAACGACCAGCACTCGGTCTGGCTCAACCGCCCCGCACTCGCCAAGCTCGGCATCCTGAACGGCGGCGACATCGCCTGGGGCAACCCCGAGATCGACGCCGCCACGGGCGAGCCCACCGGCTGGGTCACCGACTTCTACACGAGCGCCATGACGATCGACGGCCTCGCCGAGCTGCAGCGCGACATCCCCATGTACTCGCCCGATCGCCGCTACGCGAAGATCGCGAACAGCCTCGACATGGCCGCGCGCTTCGGCATCACGACCGTGGTCGAGCCGCAGGTGCCCCTCGCCGAGCTCGACCTCTTCGCCCGTGCCGAGCGCGAGGGGCGCCTCACGAGCCGCACCATCGCCGCGATCTACCATCCGGTCGGGGCCGACGGCGACTTCCGCGCCCGCATCACCGAGGCGATCCGCGACACACCCCAGCACGAGCGCTTCAAGCTCGGTCCCGTCAAACTGTACGCCGACGACGTGATCGAGCCCCACACCGCCGCGATGCTGCAGGACTACGCCAACCGCCCGGGCCACCGCGGTCACACGAGCCTCGAACCCACCGAGTTCACGAGGCTCTTCACCGAGCTCGACCGCCTCGGCTACCAGGTGCACACGCACGCGACCGGCGACTGGGGCATCCGCCTCACCCTCGACTCGATCGAGGCCGCGCAGCGCGCGAACGGCCGCACCGACACCCGCCACGGCATCGTGCACGTCGAGTGCCTCGATCCCGACGACCTGCCGCGCTTCCGCGACCTCGGCGTCGTCGCCGCGATGCAGCCCCGCCACGCCTCGCCCGACCTCGTCGGGTCTGTCCGATAA
- a CDS encoding IS256 family transposase, which produces MIDPVTGEIIDQKELAERLLAQAKEQGVSLTGPGGLLSQLTKNVLETALNAELTEHLGHEHGGTPIGENMRNGTRVKTVLTEIGPVEIEVPRDRDGSFEPVIVPKRKRRLDGIDQIVLSLSARGLTTGEIAAHFDEVYGAKVSKDTISRITEKVAGELAEWSSRPLDALYPVIFVDAIVVKVRDGQVRNTPFYVVMGVTVNGERDILGIWAGDGQEGARFWLQVFTELKNRGVEDVLIAVCDGLKGLPEAINTTWEQTVVQQCIVHLIRNSFRYAGRQHRDAIVRSLKPVYTAPSEQAAKDRFEEFAAEWGGRYPAIVQLWKNSWAEFVPFLEYDVEIRRVICTTNAIESINARYRRAVRARGHFPNEAAALKYLYLVTRSLDPTGGGRARWVMRWKPALNAFAITFAGRFEKTTHE; this is translated from the coding sequence ATGATTGATCCCGTGACCGGGGAGATCATCGATCAGAAAGAACTCGCAGAACGCTTGCTCGCGCAGGCGAAGGAGCAGGGCGTGAGCCTGACGGGGCCGGGCGGCCTGCTCAGCCAGCTCACGAAGAACGTCCTCGAGACCGCGCTGAATGCCGAGTTGACCGAGCACCTCGGCCACGAGCACGGCGGGACCCCAATCGGCGAGAACATGCGTAACGGGACGCGGGTCAAGACGGTGCTGACAGAGATCGGCCCCGTCGAGATCGAAGTCCCGCGAGATCGAGACGGGTCGTTCGAGCCGGTGATCGTCCCCAAGCGGAAACGCCGACTGGACGGCATCGATCAGATCGTTCTGTCCCTTTCCGCTCGGGGGTTGACGACCGGTGAGATCGCTGCGCATTTCGACGAGGTCTATGGGGCGAAGGTCTCCAAGGACACGATCAGCCGGATCACCGAGAAGGTCGCCGGGGAACTCGCCGAATGGTCGAGCAGGCCGTTGGATGCGCTCTACCCGGTGATCTTCGTCGACGCGATCGTGGTGAAGGTCCGTGACGGGCAGGTGAGGAACACCCCGTTCTATGTCGTGATGGGCGTCACCGTGAACGGGGAACGCGACATCCTCGGCATCTGGGCCGGTGACGGTCAGGAGGGTGCGAGGTTCTGGCTGCAGGTGTTCACCGAGCTGAAGAACCGGGGTGTCGAGGACGTGCTCATCGCGGTCTGCGACGGGCTGAAGGGTCTCCCGGAGGCGATCAACACCACTTGGGAGCAAACGGTCGTCCAGCAGTGCATCGTCCATCTGATCCGCAACAGCTTCCGCTACGCCGGGCGGCAACACCGCGACGCGATCGTCCGTTCCCTCAAACCCGTCTACACGGCCCCGTCGGAGCAGGCGGCGAAGGATCGGTTCGAGGAGTTCGCCGCCGAGTGGGGCGGACGGTATCCGGCGATCGTGCAGCTCTGGAAGAACAGCTGGGCGGAGTTCGTGCCGTTCCTCGAGTATGACGTCGAGATCCGGCGGGTGATCTGCACGACCAACGCGATCGAGTCAATCAACGCTCGCTATCGGCGCGCCGTGAGAGCTCGGGGGCACTTTCCCAACGAGGCCGCCGCGCTGAAATATCTCTACCTCGTGACGCGGTCGCTTGACCCGACTGGCGGCGGAAGGGCACGCTGGGTGATGAGGTGGAAGCCCGCGCTGAACGCGTTCGCGATCACCTTCGCCGGACGGTTCGAGAAAACCACTCACGAATGA
- a CDS encoding amidohydrolase family protein encodes MENVGEARWDRAWRFRSMIDSGARVTFSSDWQVGEMDPLVGVYSAMTRAGLDGSQAWTQGERVGLDATLEAYTRGGAEAFHHENALGMLREGYLADIVVWSGDLYDMDPAEILEQRADLTVVGGSAIHDVRGELGGTAAAAAVQDPAGAGQSCSEPDDSHHCHSH; translated from the coding sequence ATGGAGAACGTCGGCGAGGCCCGCTGGGACCGCGCGTGGCGGTTCCGCTCGATGATCGACTCGGGCGCGCGCGTCACCTTCTCGAGCGACTGGCAGGTCGGCGAAATGGATCCGCTCGTGGGCGTCTACAGCGCCATGACCCGCGCCGGCCTCGACGGTTCCCAGGCGTGGACGCAGGGCGAGCGCGTCGGCCTCGACGCCACGCTCGAGGCGTACACGCGAGGCGGGGCCGAGGCGTTCCACCACGAGAACGCGCTCGGAATGCTGCGCGAGGGCTACCTCGCCGACATCGTCGTGTGGTCGGGCGACCTCTACGACATGGATCCCGCCGAGATCCTCGAGCAGCGTGCCGACCTGACGGTGGTCGGCGGGTCGGCGATCCACGACGTGCGCGGCGAGCTCGGCGGCACGGCGGCCGCGGCGGCGGTGCAGGATCCGGCCGGCGCCGGCCAGAGCTGCAGCGAGCCCGACGACAGCCACCACTGCCACTCCCACTGA